One genomic region from Anaerolineales bacterium encodes:
- the hisD gene encoding histidinol dehydrogenase, with protein MLKIMQIDEAKATILRRDPASQEDYPQTLLNGVAEIFGEGVGPADAVTRILKSVRDEGDAAVQRWTETLDKVRLEDTRIPEDKLAEAYNGLPESLAEAMRLSAVRVRDFHERQPKASWTTEEMGGMLGQRVAPIERAGVYVPGGSAPLPSSLLMSVIPAQVAGVREIVVCTPPQPHDTILAAAHICGLRQVFTIGGAQAIAAMAYGTESVPRVDKIVGAGNLFVTLAKQQVFGIVGIEGLAGPTETMVIADATANPEWVAADLLAQAEHDPLASAILLTSDRNLAQAVQAAVARQVEDLSRVEIIAASLAHRGGIVLTPDLETATALANDYAAEHLCLCVAEAGDLASKIRNAGGIFMGERSFEVLGDYVAGPSHVMPTGGTARFASPLNVWDFVKITSLIALDAETSAALSATAAQIAQVETLTAHAAAAQRRIEGEQ; from the coding sequence ATGCTTAAGATAATGCAGATCGACGAGGCCAAAGCGACCATTTTACGCCGCGATCCGGCGTCGCAGGAGGATTACCCGCAAACGCTCCTGAACGGCGTGGCGGAGATTTTCGGCGAGGGCGTTGGACCGGCGGACGCCGTAACCCGGATTCTCAAATCCGTGCGGGATGAAGGCGACGCCGCAGTTCAGCGTTGGACGGAGACGTTGGACAAGGTCCGTCTGGAGGACACGCGCATTCCCGAGGATAAGCTTGCTGAGGCCTATAATGGCTTGCCGGAATCCCTGGCCGAGGCGATGCGTCTTTCCGCCGTGCGGGTCCGTGATTTCCACGAGCGCCAGCCGAAAGCGTCCTGGACCACGGAAGAAATGGGCGGCATGTTGGGCCAGCGAGTCGCGCCGATCGAACGCGCCGGCGTCTACGTGCCAGGCGGGTCGGCGCCGCTGCCATCCTCTCTACTCATGTCGGTCATTCCGGCGCAGGTCGCCGGGGTGCGCGAGATCGTGGTCTGTACTCCACCGCAGCCGCACGACACCATCCTGGCTGCAGCGCACATCTGCGGTCTGCGGCAGGTGTTCACCATAGGCGGGGCGCAGGCGATCGCCGCCATGGCCTACGGCACGGAAAGCGTGCCGCGCGTGGACAAGATCGTCGGCGCCGGCAATCTCTTCGTCACCCTGGCCAAGCAGCAGGTCTTTGGGATCGTCGGGATCGAAGGATTGGCGGGACCCACGGAGACGATGGTCATCGCCGACGCGACCGCCAACCCGGAGTGGGTGGCCGCAGACCTGCTGGCGCAGGCCGAACACGATCCCCTGGCCAGCGCCATCCTGCTGACCTCCGATCGCAATCTGGCGCAAGCGGTGCAGGCAGCAGTCGCCCGGCAGGTGGAGGACCTCTCCCGGGTGGAGATCATCGCGGCTTCTCTGGCGCACCGCGGTGGGATCGTGCTCACGCCCGATTTGGAGACGGCAACCGCATTGGCCAACGACTATGCTGCGGAACACCTGTGTCTGTGCGTGGCGGAAGCCGGCGATCTGGCATCCAAGATCCGCAACGCGGGCGGAATTTTCATGGGCGAACGTTCCTTCGAGGTGCTGGGTGATTACGTGGCCGGACCGAGTCACGTCATGCCTACCGGCGGAACGGCGCGCTTCGCCTCGCCCTTGAACGTCTGGGATTTCGTCAAGATCACCAGCCTGATTGCCCTGGACGCGGAGACCAGCGCTGCGCTCAGCGCTACGGCAGCGCAGATCGCACAGGTGGAGACTCTCACCGCCCACGCCGCTGCCGCACAGCGACGCATCGAGGGGGAGCAATGA
- the hisG gene encoding ATP phosphoribosyltransferase: MDVQRSDIRLALPSKGRMESETLAFLSDAGLSVSKPNPRQFEATIPVMPDLTVLFQRAGDIVVSVRDGSVDFGVTGMDTVLEREGENGEILIMLDALGFGGCTLNVIVPESWQEVRSMADLVQKRADLDRPLRVATKYPNVSSKFFSRYDLEDTRLIRAEGTLEVAPAIGYADLIVDLVSTGTTLRDNRLRSLDDGLVLTSQACLIANRSRLKTRPEVLAKAQQLLEFVVAHLRAAGNVSIFANIRGESPQVIAERMFEQSVIGGLQGPTISRVITRKSGDWYAVHIVVNRDDLAQVIQELRAIGGSGVVVTPVTYIFEEQPDACVALLRALEVDQ; encoded by the coding sequence ATGGACGTGCAACGCAGCGACATCCGTCTGGCGCTACCCAGCAAGGGGCGCATGGAAAGCGAGACGCTGGCTTTCCTCAGCGATGCGGGATTGAGCGTTTCCAAGCCGAACCCGCGCCAGTTCGAAGCGACCATCCCGGTCATGCCCGATCTCACGGTGCTCTTCCAGCGTGCAGGAGACATCGTGGTCAGCGTGCGCGACGGCAGCGTCGATTTCGGGGTCACCGGCATGGATACCGTGCTCGAACGGGAAGGTGAGAATGGCGAGATCCTGATCATGCTGGATGCCCTGGGTTTCGGCGGCTGCACGCTGAACGTGATCGTCCCCGAAAGCTGGCAGGAGGTCCGCAGCATGGCCGATCTGGTTCAGAAGCGCGCCGATCTCGATCGTCCGCTGCGCGTAGCCACCAAGTATCCCAATGTCTCGAGTAAGTTCTTCTCCCGCTACGATTTGGAGGACACGCGCCTGATCCGCGCCGAAGGGACGCTGGAAGTCGCGCCGGCGATCGGCTACGCAGACTTGATCGTCGATCTCGTCTCTACGGGAACGACTCTGCGCGACAACCGCCTGCGCTCGCTGGACGACGGCCTGGTGCTGACCTCGCAAGCATGCCTGATCGCCAACCGTAGCAGGTTGAAAACGCGCCCCGAAGTGCTTGCCAAGGCCCAGCAGCTGCTGGAGTTCGTCGTTGCGCATCTGCGCGCCGCAGGCAACGTCTCGATCTTTGCCAACATCCGCGGCGAATCGCCGCAGGTCATCGCCGAGCGCATGTTCGAGCAGTCCGTGATCGGTGGGCTGCAGGGGCCAACGATCTCGCGCGTGATCACGCGCAAAAGCGGTGACTGGTATGCGGTGCACATCGTTGTGAACCGCGACGACCTGGCGCAGGTGATTCAGGAGCTGCGCGCCATCGGCGGCAGTGGAGTGGTGGTCACGCCGGTGACCTACATCTTCGAGGAGCAACCGGATGCCTGTGTGGCGCTGCTGCGAGCGCTCGAAGTGGATCAATAA
- a CDS encoding aminotransferase class I/II-fold pyridoxal phosphate-dependent enzyme yields MSDVAGLIRAHIRDMSAYQPVYPFEIVARQLGRDPQEIVKLNANENPYGSHPAVLEALRNLEYAHIYPDPECRLLREALADRLDLPLDNLLVGAGADELIDLIMRLFLDPGDVMLNCPPTFGMYAFDAGVNDAHLVEVPRKADFSLDQPGIERAVAKYEPKLIFLASPNNPDGGVLPGDVLNSILELPLVVVVDEAYVQFADPGSSRLRDALDHQNLIVLQTFSKWAGLAGMRVGYGVFPQELMPCLWKIKQPYNVSVLRRSSPCAGACMRFWKKSLSCGPIPRRRISFYVESLAARRRN; encoded by the coding sequence ATGAGTGACGTCGCGGGGCTGATTCGCGCCCACATCCGGGACATGTCAGCCTATCAGCCCGTTTACCCTTTCGAAATCGTCGCCCGGCAGTTGGGAAGAGATCCGCAGGAGATCGTGAAGCTCAACGCCAATGAGAATCCTTACGGCTCACATCCGGCGGTGCTGGAAGCGCTGCGCAACCTGGAGTATGCACACATCTATCCCGATCCGGAGTGCCGCCTGCTGCGGGAGGCGCTGGCAGATCGACTCGATCTGCCGCTCGACAACCTGCTGGTGGGTGCCGGAGCGGACGAATTGATCGACCTGATCATGCGCTTGTTCCTCGATCCCGGCGACGTGATGCTGAACTGCCCGCCAACGTTCGGCATGTATGCTTTCGATGCCGGCGTGAACGACGCCCACCTGGTGGAAGTGCCTCGCAAGGCTGATTTCAGCCTCGATCAGCCGGGCATCGAACGGGCCGTAGCGAAGTACGAGCCGAAGCTTATCTTCCTGGCCTCACCCAACAACCCCGACGGCGGTGTGCTGCCGGGTGATGTGCTGAACTCGATTCTGGAACTGCCGCTCGTCGTCGTGGTCGATGAGGCTTACGTGCAGTTCGCCGATCCGGGTTCCAGCCGCCTGCGGGATGCGTTGGATCACCAGAACCTGATCGTGCTGCAGACGTTCAGTAAATGGGCGGGTCTGGCCGGAATGCGGGTGGGATACGGGGTCTTCCCGCAAGAGTTGATGCCGTGTCTGTGGAAGATCAAGCAGCCCTATAACGTCTCCGTGTTGCGAAGATCGTCGCCGTGCGCCGGCGCGTGTATGAGATTCTGGAAGAAGTCCCTTTCTTGCGGCCCTATCCCTCGCAGACGTATTTCATTTTATGTCGAGTCGTTGGCCGCCCGGCGGCGGAATTGA